From a single Calothrix sp. NIES-2098 genomic region:
- a CDS encoding Mo-dependent nitrogenase-like protein → METITRNHSHSHPHPHPNYHPPNYKRSGTFDILNPLRRLVDGIAVKNARFAHLICQVIPCCCPFERNINLFGRTYHIPALCKLNPLYDEFVMLRFRALSYLADECGEDVTKYIC, encoded by the coding sequence ATGGAAACTATCACGCGCAATCACTCCCATTCTCACCCTCACCCTCATCCTAACTATCATCCACCTAACTATAAACGCTCTGGTACTTTTGATATCTTGAATCCTTTGCGTCGGTTGGTAGATGGAATTGCAGTCAAAAATGCTCGCTTTGCCCATTTAATTTGTCAAGTCATACCTTGTTGTTGCCCCTTCGAGCGCAATATTAATTTATTTGGGCGGACTTACCATATCCCAGCATTATGCAAACTCAATCCGCTATATGACGAGTTTGTGATGTTGCGTTTTCGCGCCCTCTCTTACCTTGCGGATGAATGTGGAGAGGATGTCACCAAATACATTTGTTAG
- a CDS encoding nitrogenase molybdenum-iron cofactor biosynthesis protein NifN, whose protein sequence is MAIVTAPNKPVTVNPLKQSQALGASLAFLGLKGMIPLFHGSQGCTAFAKVVLVRHFREAIPLATTAMTEVTTILGGEENVEQAILTLVEKSQPEIIGLCSTGLTETRGDDIERFLKEIRERHPELDRLPIIFAPTPDFKGALQDGFAVAVESIVKEIPRLCATRIEQVTILAGSSFTPGDIQEIKEMVTSFGLVPIVVPDLSASLDGHLEDSYSAITASGTTVAQLKEVGGSAFTIALGESMRGAARILQERFGIPYEVFGQLTGLEPVDEFLHALAVLSGNSVPEKYRRQRRQLQDAMLDTHFYFGAKRVSLALEPDLLWSAVHFLQSMGAQIHAAVTTTRSPLLEQLPIKSVTIGDLEDFEDLAAGSDLLIGNSNVGAIAKRLSVPLYRLGIPIYDRLGNGQFTKVGYRGTMELLFGMGNLFLEAEEERVKHFHGDW, encoded by the coding sequence ATGGCGATCGTTACTGCTCCCAACAAACCAGTTACAGTTAATCCTTTAAAGCAAAGCCAAGCTTTAGGTGCATCTTTAGCCTTTTTGGGATTGAAGGGAATGATTCCCTTGTTTCACGGTTCGCAAGGTTGTACTGCTTTTGCCAAAGTTGTGTTAGTACGGCATTTTCGGGAAGCAATTCCCCTAGCAACTACAGCCATGACAGAAGTAACTACCATTTTGGGTGGTGAAGAAAATGTGGAACAAGCAATTCTCACTCTGGTAGAGAAGTCCCAGCCAGAAATTATCGGTCTATGTAGCACTGGGTTAACAGAAACTAGAGGCGATGACATAGAACGTTTCCTGAAAGAGATTCGGGAACGACATCCAGAATTGGATCGCCTACCAATTATCTTTGCTCCGACACCAGATTTTAAAGGTGCTTTGCAAGATGGCTTTGCAGTTGCTGTAGAAAGTATCGTTAAGGAAATTCCTCGACTTTGTGCAACCAGAATTGAGCAAGTGACAATTCTGGCTGGTTCCTCTTTTACACCAGGGGATATCCAAGAAATCAAAGAGATGGTGACTAGCTTTGGGTTAGTTCCCATCGTTGTACCCGATTTGAGTGCTTCCTTAGATGGACACTTAGAAGATTCTTATAGTGCGATTACAGCTAGCGGAACAACTGTTGCACAACTCAAAGAAGTTGGCGGTTCAGCCTTCACGATCGCACTTGGTGAAAGTATGCGCGGTGCAGCGCGAATCCTCCAAGAACGGTTTGGTATTCCTTACGAAGTTTTTGGTCAACTCACAGGATTAGAGCCTGTAGACGAATTCCTCCACGCCTTAGCCGTTCTTAGCGGTAACAGTGTCCCTGAAAAATATCGCCGCCAGCGTCGCCAACTGCAAGACGCAATGTTAGATACTCACTTTTATTTTGGTGCTAAACGCGTATCTTTAGCTTTAGAACCAGATTTGTTGTGGTCAGCAGTGCATTTCCTACAATCAATGGGAGCGCAAATTCATGCTGCGGTGACAACAACGCGATCGCCTCTTTTGGAACAACTCCCCATCAAAAGCGTAACCATCGGCGATTTAGAAGACTTTGAAGACCTAGCAGCAGGCTCAGACTTGTTGATTGGCAATTCTAACGTCGGTGCGATCGCAAAGCGTCTTTCTGTTCCCCTCTATCGTTTAGGAATCCCTATTTACGATCGCTTAGGTAACGGTCAATTTACCAAAGTCGGTTACAGAGGCACAATGGAGCTTTTATTTGGTATGGGAAACCTCTTTTTAGAAGCAGAAGAAGAGAGAGTTAAACACTTTCATGGAGATTGGTAG
- a CDS encoding nitrogenase MoFe cofactor biosynthesis protein NifE produces MKITQGKINELLSEPGCEHNQHKQSEKKNKSCAQQAQPGAAQGGCAFDGAMIALVPITDAAHLVHGPIACAGNSWGSRGSLSSGPTLYKTGFTTDLSENDVIFGGEKKLYKAILEIHKRYNPAAVFVYATCVTALIGDDIDAICKTAAEKIGTPVIPVIAPGFIGSKNLGNRFGGEALLEYVVGTAEPEYTTPYDINLIGEYNIAGEMWGVTPLLEKLGIRVLSKITGDARYQEITYAHRAKLNVMICSRALLNMARKMEERYGIPYIEESFYGIDDMNRCLRNIAAKLGDPDLQERTEKLIAEETAALDLALAPYRARLKGKRVVLYTGGVKSWSIISAAKDLGIEVVATSTRKSTEEDKAKIKKLLGTEGIMLEKGNAKELLQLVKDTNADMLIAGGRNQYTALKARIPFLDINQERHHPYAGYVGMVEMARELYEALYSPIWEQIRKPAPWDEETGFFTASDETGLVEEVS; encoded by the coding sequence ATGAAAATCACCCAAGGCAAAATTAACGAGCTGCTTAGTGAGCCAGGATGCGAACATAATCAGCACAAACAAAGCGAAAAGAAAAACAAGTCTTGCGCCCAACAAGCGCAACCAGGCGCGGCTCAAGGCGGTTGTGCTTTTGATGGCGCAATGATTGCTTTAGTACCAATTACTGATGCGGCTCATTTAGTTCACGGGCCGATCGCTTGTGCTGGAAATTCCTGGGGAAGTCGTGGTAGTCTCTCTTCTGGCCCCACACTCTACAAAACGGGGTTTACCACTGACTTAAGCGAAAATGATGTAATCTTTGGTGGCGAAAAGAAGCTCTACAAAGCCATCCTCGAAATACATAAACGCTACAATCCAGCAGCCGTATTTGTCTACGCTACCTGCGTGACTGCTTTGATTGGTGATGATATTGATGCTATTTGCAAAACTGCGGCAGAAAAAATTGGTACTCCAGTGATTCCGGTAATTGCTCCGGGATTTATTGGGAGTAAAAACTTGGGTAATCGCTTTGGCGGTGAAGCTTTGCTGGAATATGTAGTTGGTACAGCAGAACCAGAGTACACGACGCCCTATGATATTAACTTAATCGGTGAGTACAACATCGCCGGCGAAATGTGGGGAGTGACGCCACTGTTAGAAAAATTGGGCATCCGTGTCTTATCGAAAATTACAGGTGATGCTCGCTATCAAGAAATAACCTACGCTCATCGTGCCAAGTTGAATGTAATGATCTGCTCGCGCGCATTGCTCAACATGGCCAGAAAAATGGAGGAGCGTTACGGTATCCCTTACATTGAAGAGTCTTTCTACGGCATCGATGACATGAACCGTTGTCTGCGGAATATTGCTGCCAAATTGGGAGATCCCGATCTGCAAGAACGTACAGAAAAGCTAATTGCCGAAGAAACTGCTGCCCTAGATTTAGCTTTGGCTCCCTATCGTGCCCGCCTCAAAGGCAAGCGCGTTGTCTTATATACTGGCGGTGTCAAGAGTTGGTCAATTATCTCCGCAGCAAAAGACTTAGGTATAGAAGTTGTCGCCACCAGCACTAGAAAAAGTACAGAAGAAGACAAAGCCAAAATTAAGAAATTACTCGGTACAGAAGGCATCATGCTGGAAAAAGGCAATGCTAAAGAACTGCTGCAACTGGTGAAAGATACCAATGCCGATATGTTAATTGCTGGTGGTCGTAACCAATATACAGCCCTCAAAGCCCGGATTCCCTTCCTCGACATTAACCAAGAACGCCACCATCCGTATGCAGGTTATGTGGGAATGGTAGAAATGGCACGAGAACTGTATGAAGCTCTCTATAGCCCAATTTGGGAACAAATCCGCAAGCCTGCGCCTTGGGATGAGGAAACAGGGTTTTTCACCGCGTCTGATGAAACCGGCTTAGTAGAAGAGGTTAGCTAA
- the xisF_2 gene encoding fdxN element site-specific recombinase XisF, with amino-acid sequence MDVWGYARVSTDEQAEDKGALIKQMRRLRDAGATHIYYDVESRTSDRRKGLLQLIEDINASALGKVSKLLFIRIDRLTSSSMTFYRLMDALKKKGIQPYALDEPFDLSSIGGELTIDVRLAASKYEVKMLAMRVKKERDTRKENKKPHWNAPLGYIVEDDKYKRDDRPCVCLIEGKREFTRSQLMRFVFDTFFAVGTVSQTAKVLHDTFGIQANAIPKATDTRINRLEESEEIVLENINKSRGGALNLRYPHTGLKWSVSGLRSILVNPIYAGGTPYNVMVRPKGHRKPFDEWEVTWETHEDEAIITREEHERIKATIRENRNNRWATEQKYVNPFANLVKCAHCGAAYSRQCKKLVKRKGFVRHHYQCSFYRTGACDNGRMIASDELEKQVINHLIREAERLAGLVEQTVDSTEESPEIKTLRASLNTLEALPSNPAIEKAKEDIRMQIATAVATNNNASKQYLIAKERIVLAFSNERYWQGLEPEDKQALLKGCIKRIVVDGNLVTGVELLYLH; translated from the coding sequence ATGGACGTTTGGGGTTATGCACGGGTTTCAACAGATGAGCAAGCGGAAGATAAAGGCGCGTTAATTAAGCAAATGCGGCGGTTGCGTGATGCTGGTGCAACGCACATATATTACGACGTAGAAAGCCGTACTAGCGATCGCCGTAAAGGTCTTTTACAGTTAATTGAAGATATTAATGCATCTGCACTTGGGAAAGTATCGAAGTTGTTATTTATTCGCATCGACCGTTTAACATCTTCATCAATGACCTTTTATCGGTTGATGGATGCGTTAAAAAAGAAAGGTATACAGCCCTATGCGCTAGATGAGCCTTTCGATTTATCGAGTATTGGTGGTGAGTTAACAATCGATGTGCGACTAGCAGCATCTAAATATGAGGTGAAAATGCTAGCAATGCGAGTCAAAAAAGAGCGCGACACCCGCAAAGAAAATAAAAAACCTCACTGGAATGCACCATTGGGGTATATTGTTGAGGATGACAAATACAAACGAGACGATCGTCCTTGTGTTTGTTTAATTGAAGGTAAGAGAGAGTTCACGCGATCGCAATTAATGCGATTTGTCTTTGATACATTTTTCGCCGTAGGTACGGTGTCTCAAACAGCAAAAGTACTGCACGATACTTTCGGTATTCAAGCAAATGCTATTCCCAAAGCCACTGATACCAGAATTAACCGCCTAGAAGAATCAGAAGAAATCGTACTAGAGAATATCAACAAATCTCGTGGAGGTGCATTAAATCTGCGTTATCCGCACACAGGATTAAAGTGGTCGGTTTCTGGATTACGCTCTATACTCGTAAATCCTATATATGCAGGTGGGACACCATATAATGTGATGGTTCGTCCTAAAGGACATCGCAAACCCTTCGATGAATGGGAAGTTACCTGGGAAACCCACGAGGATGAAGCGATTATTACCCGTGAGGAACACGAACGCATCAAAGCCACGATTCGTGAGAACCGCAATAACCGATGGGCTACCGAGCAAAAATATGTTAACCCTTTCGCCAACTTAGTTAAATGCGCTCATTGTGGTGCTGCTTATAGTCGCCAGTGCAAGAAATTGGTTAAACGCAAAGGCTTTGTCCGTCATCACTATCAATGCAGTTTTTATCGGACTGGTGCTTGTGATAACGGACGCATGATTGCTTCTGATGAATTAGAAAAACAAGTAATTAACCATCTAATTCGTGAAGCCGAAAGGTTAGCAGGACTAGTAGAACAAACAGTTGATTCTACCGAAGAATCGCCAGAAATTAAAACACTCAGGGCTTCTTTAAATACTTTAGAAGCATTACCATCAAATCCAGCAATTGAAAAAGCTAAAGAAGATATTAGGATGCAGATAGCAACGGCTGTTGCTACGAACAATAACGCATCTAAACAATATTTAATAGCTAAAGAAAGAATTGTGCTTGCATTCTCAAATGAGAGATATTGGCAAGGTTTGGAACCAGAAGATAAACAAGCTTTACTTAAAGGTTGTATCAAAAGAATAGTGGTAGATGGCAACCTGGTGACAGGAGTTGAACTATTATACCTACATTAA